In one window of Chryseobacterium sp. JV274 DNA:
- the mnmE gene encoding tRNA uridine-5-carboxymethylaminomethyl(34) synthesis GTPase MnmE: MNNDTICALATANGIGALGIIRVSGNEALSVVQKSFPAKNLEKQKSHTIHYGYFMDEEEAIDEVMLSIFLAPKSFTTENSVEIAFHGSPHIGKRILETLIKNGARMAKAGEFTLRAFINGRIDLSQAEAIADVIASDNEASRKVAINQLKGGITNEISVLRTDLLNFVSLIELELDFAEEDVEFADRSALSGLLDKIEVKLNSLIESFQYGNAIKNGTAVAIIGKPNAGKSTLLNSLLKEERAIVSNIAGTTRDTIEEILHIKGHAFRLIDTAGLRETVDEIEAIGVKKAKEKVENANILVYLADAATEDFSEDIEMIQSLLREDLKLIICATKIDEVVPTKYETVENIFRNAISHEFDFIKISAVENQNIQDLKNEFSSYVEHLKSEENNVVITNQRHFEALRKSMDAVDKVKEAISSQISTELLAYELRNALEHLGEISGEVTNDEVLGNIFSKFCIGK; this comes from the coding sequence ATGAATAACGATACGATATGTGCACTGGCTACTGCCAATGGAATAGGTGCTTTAGGCATCATCCGGGTTTCAGGAAATGAAGCTTTATCTGTAGTTCAGAAAAGTTTTCCGGCAAAAAATCTGGAAAAACAGAAATCCCATACCATTCATTACGGTTATTTTATGGATGAGGAGGAAGCCATTGATGAAGTAATGCTTTCCATCTTTCTGGCACCAAAAAGTTTCACCACTGAAAACTCTGTGGAGATTGCATTTCACGGCTCGCCGCATATCGGAAAACGTATTCTTGAAACACTGATCAAAAACGGAGCGAGAATGGCCAAAGCAGGTGAATTTACACTTCGTGCTTTTATTAATGGAAGAATTGACCTTTCTCAGGCAGAAGCCATTGCTGATGTGATTGCCTCTGATAACGAAGCTTCCAGAAAGGTAGCCATCAATCAACTGAAAGGAGGAATTACCAATGAAATCTCTGTATTAAGAACGGATCTTTTAAATTTCGTTTCCTTAATTGAACTGGAGCTTGATTTTGCGGAAGAAGATGTGGAATTTGCCGACAGAAGTGCCTTAAGTGGATTATTGGATAAAATTGAAGTCAAATTAAATTCGTTGATTGAAAGTTTCCAATACGGAAATGCCATTAAGAACGGAACAGCCGTTGCCATCATTGGAAAACCGAATGCCGGAAAGTCTACGCTGCTGAACTCCCTTTTGAAGGAAGAAAGAGCAATTGTAAGTAATATTGCCGGAACGACCAGAGATACCATTGAGGAAATTCTTCATATAAAAGGCCACGCCTTCCGATTGATTGATACGGCAGGACTTCGCGAAACAGTGGACGAAATTGAAGCTATCGGGGTAAAAAAAGCAAAAGAAAAAGTAGAGAACGCCAATATTCTTGTTTATCTGGCCGATGCTGCTACTGAAGATTTTTCGGAGGATATTGAAATGATTCAGTCGCTGCTGAGAGAAGATCTGAAGCTGATCATCTGTGCAACAAAAATTGACGAAGTTGTTCCTACAAAATATGAAACAGTAGAGAATATTTTCAGAAATGCCATTTCTCACGAATTTGATTTTATCAAAATCTCAGCTGTTGAAAATCAAAACATTCAGGATCTGAAAAATGAATTTTCATCTTATGTTGAACATTTAAAATCTGAAGAAAATAACGTTGTGATCACCAACCAACGTCACTTTGAAGCCCTTAGAAAATCCATGGATGCCGTTGATAAAGTGAAAGAAGCTATTTCCTCCCAGATTTCTACAGAATTACTGGCTTATGAGCTTAGAAACGCCCTGGAACATCTTGGAGAAATTTCCGGAGAGGTTACTAATGATGAGGTGCTGGGAAATATTTTTTCTAAGTTTTGTATCGGAAAATAA
- a CDS encoding T9SS type A sorting domain-containing protein, translating to MIQLKNKLWGLLLILPGLSFSQTYQWQWGKQVGGLTGSADPGFHYVFDESIRDIVVDNNNNTYYLATMREQGQNLNGTSVTNYGLSDLFLFSADCEGNIRWSRPIGGSGDGENAWHIKVDNNGGLYVMATIYNNSYVGDPNAVPVHFDDTHTLPLYTHYDQTIDPAHKAAFLLKYNTSDGTLAWSKPLQGDVNYSSRMCDVQMMYMDSSKNIHAVMGFRAGTHLNGLITVPSSFTSTYQYYAVKFNYDNGNMTPAVPLLLPITGDAINAVGREGKVNVVYDESLNRYYLAGKRMDPGFSNLVDLSYNNVLFTKAAYVLAFDGTTGTEVWRKELNNGTTSTDDEIHSIVKDPVTSDVYISGRYFNGITVPATFGSYTFPLRSYVEAVPFVMKMNASGTVQWARTPDSMSGLQFGYRFTKGTIAVNGNEIAFAKGSWSDVWGSYAMVRPDGDRSDPLLVRLNKDTGDVLGTGEIHSNFYVIDEFTAVAADKDGNYVVGGFFHDQLFTDTNDNVNTMAVNVSGGKSQSFFTKFAKSACSQMSVEETAVQAGIQLYPNPVQDVLTIRSKEPLVSYEIFGATGQLVKQGTLNLMQEQVVLSSLQTGVYYIKLKTKSSTVTEKILKK from the coding sequence ATGATACAACTAAAAAACAAACTTTGGGGACTTCTTCTGATATTACCAGGATTATCTTTTAGCCAGACTTACCAATGGCAATGGGGAAAACAGGTAGGAGGATTAACAGGTTCTGCTGATCCGGGGTTTCATTATGTATTTGATGAATCAATAAGGGATATTGTAGTAGATAACAACAATAACACTTACTATCTTGCAACAATGCGCGAACAGGGACAAAATCTAAATGGTACTTCTGTAACCAATTACGGTCTGAGTGATCTTTTTCTGTTCTCTGCTGATTGTGAAGGAAATATAAGATGGTCCAGACCAATAGGGGGATCGGGAGACGGAGAAAATGCCTGGCATATTAAAGTAGATAATAACGGGGGATTATATGTGATGGCTACCATTTATAATAATTCTTATGTAGGAGATCCAAATGCTGTTCCTGTACATTTCGATGATACCCATACATTACCGTTGTATACCCATTATGACCAAACAATAGATCCTGCCCACAAAGCAGCCTTTCTGTTGAAATATAATACTTCTGACGGTACACTGGCATGGAGCAAGCCTTTGCAGGGAGACGTTAATTATTCATCCCGTATGTGTGACGTTCAGATGATGTACATGGATTCTTCCAAAAACATCCATGCTGTGATGGGATTCAGAGCGGGAACCCATTTAAATGGTTTGATTACAGTACCTTCATCCTTTACATCAACCTATCAGTATTATGCCGTGAAGTTCAATTATGATAATGGTAATATGACACCGGCAGTTCCCTTGCTTTTGCCTATTACAGGAGATGCGATAAATGCAGTGGGAAGAGAGGGAAAGGTTAATGTAGTATACGATGAAAGTTTGAACCGCTATTATCTTGCCGGTAAAAGGATGGATCCCGGATTCAGTAATCTGGTTGATCTTTCTTACAATAATGTCCTGTTTACGAAAGCAGCGTATGTGCTGGCTTTTGATGGTACAACCGGAACTGAGGTATGGAGAAAAGAACTTAATAATGGTACAACAAGTACTGATGATGAAATTCATTCTATTGTAAAAGATCCGGTTACTTCAGATGTTTATATTTCAGGACGTTATTTTAATGGAATAACAGTGCCTGCAACCTTCGGAAGTTATACTTTTCCTCTGAGAAGTTATGTGGAAGCCGTTCCGTTTGTCATGAAGATGAATGCGTCAGGTACAGTACAATGGGCAAGAACTCCGGATAGTATGTCTGGTCTTCAGTTTGGTTACCGTTTTACCAAAGGAACAATTGCTGTTAATGGAAATGAAATTGCTTTTGCCAAAGGAAGCTGGTCTGATGTCTGGGGAAGCTATGCAATGGTGCGCCCTGATGGAGATAGATCGGATCCTTTATTGGTAAGACTTAACAAAGATACCGGAGATGTTTTGGGAACGGGAGAGATTCACAGTAACTTTTATGTGATAGATGAATTTACAGCAGTGGCTGCAGATAAAGATGGCAATTATGTGGTGGGAGGCTTTTTTCATGACCAATTGTTTACAGATACCAATGATAATGTCAATACAATGGCTGTCAATGTATCAGGAGGGAAATCTCAGTCTTTTTTTACAAAATTTGCTAAATCAGCATGCAGCCAGATGTCAGTAGAAGAAACAGCTGTTCAGGCAGGAATACAATTATATCCGAATCCTGTTCAGGATGTACTTACAATCAGAAGTAAAGAACCTTTGGTTTCTTATGAAATCTTTGGTGCAACAGGACAACTGGTAAAACAGGGAACTTTGAATTTGATGCAGGAACAGGTAGTATTATCTTCTCTTCAGACAGGAGTATATTATATTAAACTTAAAACCAAATCTTCTACAGTAACAGAAAAGATATTGAAGAAGTAA
- a CDS encoding MFS transporter, giving the protein MDTRKNVILILASVGTFVEALDIAIINLTIPSIQQQFQIGAETVQWLQTLYVLFFGGFLIIGGKLSDQIGRKKMFLLGALIFMLTSLGAGLSQNFEVLAIFRALQGLGAALVMPSALSIVTNTFRGEQERNHAIGIFSSFAAIGSGSGLSVGGIISTYLSWHWVFLINVPILLVTLVLSYFYLPADEKNETAQKTDMISGILMVLGLLSLTYGTHELVHIKEQPFMVVGSLILAILLLVMVYYRLKFVAEPLVDLKLFRHQSLVVSNAVFFTLGAFFIGFLFLISLMLQKDMGYSAASAGLMLVPFSIISALTAKFILPHISKRLSSSQMGVLGWLFMLMGGLSLLISVYTGHPLAVVLLGAACISGVGMTFCFTALSVMGIQDVEPSNYGLASSLSSTSYFLGAGIGLSFMTLMSQIFPSEFSVGSLNLIVLISYALIALGMLFYFILKSLKVKQAEVVVS; this is encoded by the coding sequence ATGGATACAAGGAAGAATGTAATATTAATTTTAGCATCGGTGGGAACATTTGTGGAGGCTTTGGATATTGCCATTATTAATTTAACAATTCCTTCTATTCAACAGCAGTTTCAGATCGGAGCAGAAACGGTTCAATGGCTGCAGACACTTTATGTATTGTTCTTTGGAGGATTTCTGATTATTGGTGGAAAGCTTTCAGATCAGATTGGAAGAAAGAAAATGTTTTTACTCGGAGCATTGATTTTTATGCTCACTTCATTGGGCGCAGGATTATCTCAAAACTTTGAAGTGCTGGCAATATTCCGTGCTTTACAGGGATTAGGAGCTGCATTGGTAATGCCTTCTGCATTATCCATTGTGACCAATACATTCAGAGGAGAACAGGAAAGAAACCATGCTATCGGAATTTTCAGTTCATTTGCTGCAATCGGTTCAGGAAGCGGCCTTTCGGTAGGGGGAATTATCAGTACTTACCTAAGTTGGCACTGGGTTTTCCTGATTAATGTACCTATTCTTCTTGTAACACTTGTGCTCTCTTACTTCTATCTCCCTGCAGATGAGAAAAATGAAACCGCACAGAAAACAGATATGATTTCCGGAATATTAATGGTGCTTGGGCTTTTAAGTCTTACTTACGGTACCCATGAATTGGTGCATATTAAAGAACAGCCGTTCATGGTTGTAGGCTCCTTGATTCTGGCAATACTGCTTTTGGTTATGGTATATTACCGACTGAAATTTGTTGCAGAACCTTTAGTTGATTTAAAATTATTCAGACATCAATCTTTAGTGGTTTCCAATGCTGTATTCTTTACGTTGGGAGCATTTTTTATCGGGTTTTTATTCCTGATTTCACTGATGCTTCAGAAAGATATGGGTTATAGCGCTGCTTCTGCAGGATTAATGCTTGTTCCGTTCAGTATCATATCTGCTCTGACGGCTAAATTTATTCTGCCTCATATATCAAAACGTCTGAGTTCATCCCAGATGGGAGTTTTAGGATGGTTGTTTATGCTGATGGGAGGATTGTCACTGTTGATCTCTGTTTATACCGGACATCCGCTAGCTGTAGTTTTATTAGGCGCAGCATGTATTTCGGGGGTAGGAATGACATTTTGTTTTACCGCACTTTCTGTAATGGGAATCCAGGATGTTGAACCTTCAAACTACGGATTGGCATCAAGTTTGAGCTCTACAAGTTACTTTTTGGGAGCCGGGATTGGATTATCATTCATGACTTTAATGAGCCAGATCTTTCCTTCAGAGTTTTCAGTAGGAAGTCTGAATCTGATTGTTTTAATCAGTTATGCTCTTATAGCGCTCGGAATGTTGTTTTATTTTATATTGAAAAGCTTAAAAGTGAAGCAGGCAGAAGTTGTTGTTTCATAA
- a CDS encoding helix-turn-helix transcriptional regulator, which yields MQILPSASLAPYIKSYTVVTIDNDLRDEVFYPSGYIDLIINISGGAAATIINGKRKDTPDIELLGHLTLPTRLTVAQGTSVLIARIYPYAGTLFFSDPLSEFTNYATDMYDVAKSGSTDLYDRIMFADSLYKKINILEAYFLQQLKKNENRVKKAIMVQALSQQFLMNHHTLDLPALAQASGLSERYIQKLYLTNVGISPSAFAAVIRFNKSLQMVLNTPESLTTIAYDCGYYDQAHFIKEFKKFTGITPSVSRQSLIKNDMDLQQAVNIGF from the coding sequence ATGCAAATTTTACCTTCCGCCAGCTTAGCACCTTACATAAAGAGTTATACCGTTGTTACCATTGATAATGATCTCAGGGATGAAGTTTTTTATCCCAGCGGATATATAGATCTGATCATTAATATTTCCGGTGGTGCTGCAGCTACTATTATTAATGGAAAAAGAAAGGATACTCCGGATATAGAGCTTCTGGGACACCTCACACTTCCTACCAGGCTTACTGTTGCACAGGGAACTTCGGTGCTGATAGCAAGGATCTATCCGTATGCCGGTACTTTATTCTTTTCTGATCCTTTGTCGGAATTCACGAACTACGCTACTGATATGTATGATGTAGCAAAAAGTGGAAGCACAGATTTATATGACCGCATCATGTTTGCTGATAGTCTTTATAAAAAAATCAATATTTTGGAAGCATACTTTCTTCAACAGTTGAAAAAAAATGAAAACCGGGTAAAGAAAGCTATCATGGTTCAGGCACTCAGCCAACAGTTTTTAATGAATCATCATACATTGGACCTGCCGGCTTTGGCACAGGCTTCAGGGTTATCGGAAAGATATATTCAAAAGCTTTATCTTACGAATGTTGGAATAAGCCCCTCAGCTTTTGCTGCTGTCATCAGATTTAACAAAAGCCTGCAAATGGTTCTCAACACCCCGGAATCACTTACCACTATAGCTTATGACTGCGGGTATTATGACCAGGCCCATTTTATCAAAGAGTTTAAAAAGTTTACAGGCATCACTCCTTCTGTCTCCAGACAGTCACTGATTAAAAATGATATGGATCTTCAACAGGCTGTCAATATTGGTTTTTAA
- a CDS encoding Lrp/AsnC family transcriptional regulator, producing MATENYIPDEKDLSILRLLQKDAKMSVRDISARINLSPTPTHERIKRMEKQGIIKEYTTVVDRKKVNKGMMVICMIALSVHNKKTAGKFIEEVGKLKEVVEFYNISGDFDFMLKILAPNMDEFHEFFVNKLSEIEGIGQTKSIFVMNSIKESAQIV from the coding sequence ATGGCAACTGAAAATTATATCCCTGACGAAAAAGACTTGTCTATCCTGCGTCTTCTTCAGAAAGACGCCAAGATGAGTGTCCGTGACATTTCAGCAAGAATCAATTTAAGTCCCACACCTACGCATGAACGTATCAAGCGCATGGAAAAACAGGGAATTATTAAAGAATACACTACTGTTGTAGACCGTAAAAAGGTCAATAAAGGAATGATGGTGATCTGTATGATCGCACTGAGTGTTCACAATAAGAAAACAGCGGGAAAATTCATTGAGGAAGTGGGCAAACTGAAGGAAGTTGTAGAGTTTTACAATATCAGCGGAGATTTTGATTTTATGCTGAAGATTCTTGCTCCCAATATGGATGAGTTCCATGAGTTTTTTGTGAACAAATTATCAGAAATTGAAGGAATTGGCCAGACCAAGAGTATTTTTGTGATGAACAGCATCAAGGAAAGTGCTCAGATTGTTTAA
- a CDS encoding YybH family protein: MKKLLILSLLLILTSWCNAQTKDLMKTVRKTIEASNAIYADLANKNDGSILTRYTDDACLFPSNTTPVCGREKLLNFFKNGPKVQVKFTIQNLYGDGKTSVTEESYYEMTDVEGKKLDDGKVIVIWKNTKEGWKMHRDMFSSNHPAK; the protein is encoded by the coding sequence ATGAAAAAGTTACTTATTCTAAGCTTGTTATTAATACTTACTTCCTGGTGTAATGCCCAGACTAAAGATCTTATGAAAACGGTAAGAAAGACTATTGAAGCCAGTAATGCAATCTATGCCGATCTGGCTAACAAAAATGACGGATCTATTCTGACCAGATATACAGATGATGCCTGTCTGTTTCCTTCCAATACAACACCGGTTTGCGGAAGAGAAAAGTTACTCAATTTCTTTAAAAATGGACCTAAGGTTCAGGTCAAGTTTACGATTCAAAACCTGTATGGAGATGGTAAAACCTCAGTCACTGAAGAAAGTTATTACGAAATGACAGATGTAGAAGGTAAAAAACTGGATGACGGAAAAGTAATAGTGATCTGGAAGAATACAAAAGAGGGTTGGAAAATGCACCGCGACATGTTCAGCAGTAATCATCCTGCAAAATAG
- a CDS encoding DUF4840 domain-containing protein codes for MKKFIHVKLISMLVILLAIPFVLASCSNDDEAPKPNPVTISFDDLNGEYTGKASVSQGTVSGETAVAFAAKKNLISYSEFPMKEIIYAVISDPAKANQALTAIGKIKYDLDYTAVLYQYKKEIELNLLPKELTVQVPVDGVNKKVVITFTASKKGLFTKQNTQNMNFELLASKITVEGTVVNPFNPIKYNFQMLKK; via the coding sequence ATGAAAAAATTCATTCATGTAAAATTGATATCAATGCTGGTGATCTTACTGGCTATTCCTTTTGTTCTGGCAAGTTGCAGTAATGATGATGAAGCTCCAAAACCTAATCCTGTGACCATCAGTTTTGATGATCTTAACGGTGAATACACAGGAAAGGCAAGTGTATCCCAGGGAACTGTGAGCGGAGAAACAGCGGTTGCTTTTGCTGCCAAGAAAAACCTGATTTCCTATTCAGAATTTCCTATGAAAGAGATTATTTACGCTGTAATTTCTGATCCTGCGAAAGCAAATCAAGCCTTAACAGCAATTGGAAAAATAAAATATGATCTGGATTATACAGCAGTTTTATACCAGTATAAAAAGGAAATAGAACTTAATCTTCTTCCTAAAGAATTAACTGTTCAGGTTCCTGTGGATGGGGTAAACAAGAAGGTTGTCATCACCTTTACAGCTTCCAAGAAAGGGTTGTTTACCAAACAGAATACACAAAATATGAATTTTGAACTGCTTGCGAGTAAAATAACCGTTGAAGGAACAGTTGTCAATCCTTTCAACCCCATAAAATATAATTTTCAAATGCTGAAGAAGTAG
- a CDS encoding TetR/AcrR family transcriptional regulator, protein MNTQQKIIDTAISVFNENFSATFEEIAVNCNLNRRTLHRYFKNRNELLEACNANMMKAWEGAAIKACNSSTNPLIQLENLLYAGIDSGTKYAFLIKLNEVEPAYTTEISKDYLKARSNIFSAIVTLQKEQLIDSTLPLTWIRILFTSVITATITAYRSGDIAPNEVKKLAWNSFSRSIGLVLNKQK, encoded by the coding sequence ATGAATACCCAACAAAAAATTATTGACACAGCAATATCTGTGTTCAATGAGAATTTTTCGGCAACATTTGAAGAGATCGCAGTAAACTGTAATCTTAACCGCAGGACATTGCACCGATACTTTAAAAACCGAAACGAATTATTGGAAGCCTGCAATGCAAATATGATGAAGGCCTGGGAAGGGGCGGCCATTAAAGCCTGCAACAGTTCTACCAATCCCCTGATACAACTGGAAAATTTATTATATGCTGGTATTGACAGCGGAACGAAGTATGCCTTTTTAATTAAGCTGAACGAAGTGGAGCCTGCTTATACAACTGAAATAAGTAAGGATTATTTAAAAGCAAGAAGCAATATATTCAGTGCAATAGTAACGTTGCAGAAAGAACAATTGATAGACAGTACACTGCCATTAACGTGGATAAGAATTCTGTTCACCAGTGTTATCACAGCAACTATCACCGCATACAGATCGGGAGATATTGCTCCTAATGAAGTAAAAAAATTAGCCTGGAATTCATTCAGCAGAAGCATAGGCTTAGTATTAAATAAACAAAAATGA
- a CDS encoding DUF1826 domain-containing protein → MGNIFSDNQQIEVVSSFSELVNTSFQGMMNAICWHRNLVGNFKEIVSQLQLNEDVTVISAQDLLALQLSEEGDMARKMILNDLQLLNDFGASPVLNLLKCYERDEELGFISTDVYSYHVDRSPIGTDTFLCTYHGAASDIIPNDHVEQKILIPEIREQLKKLHDGPEEEFEDFLREYFFDLHYQPKPNAEPVNLGKGHLWRIAVDHPEQQALPCVHRAPVENDGEYRLLLIC, encoded by the coding sequence ATGGGCAATATATTTTCTGACAATCAGCAAATAGAGGTGGTATCTTCTTTCTCTGAACTTGTAAATACCAGTTTTCAAGGAATGATGAATGCAATTTGCTGGCATCGGAATTTGGTTGGAAATTTTAAAGAAATCGTTTCTCAACTTCAGTTAAATGAAGATGTAACAGTAATTTCCGCTCAGGATCTTTTAGCATTACAATTATCAGAAGAAGGAGATATGGCAAGAAAAATGATCTTAAATGATTTACAGTTATTAAATGATTTTGGCGCTTCTCCGGTTCTTAATTTGCTTAAATGTTATGAACGGGATGAAGAACTCGGTTTCATTTCAACAGATGTATATTCATATCATGTAGATCGTTCACCCATCGGAACAGATACTTTTTTATGTACCTACCATGGAGCTGCAAGTGATATCATTCCCAATGATCATGTGGAACAGAAAATTTTGATTCCTGAAATCCGGGAACAGCTCAAAAAACTACACGATGGCCCCGAAGAAGAATTTGAAGACTTCCTCAGAGAATATTTCTTTGATCTTCATTATCAGCCTAAACCCAATGCAGAACCCGTAAATTTAGGGAAAGGTCATCTTTGGAGAATCGCTGTAGATCATCCGGAACAGCAGGCGCTGCCATGTGTTCATAGAGCTCCTGTAGAAAACGATGGTGAATATCGGTTGCTGTTGATTTGCTGA
- a CDS encoding sialate O-acetylesterase, with the protein MIHSFLMIGQSNMAGRGYAKEVPLIFDEHIKMLRNGLWQIMSEPINFDRPSSGVGLASSFAASWRKDHQQDEIGLIPCADGGTSLDDWAVGSTLFENALSQARLAQRTSEIKGILWHQGESDCSPEKAEQYQEKFSKIINALRQELNIPEAPLIIGGLGDYLPNGLFGQYFMHYSFVNRELEDFAQSNENCYFVSAKGLTANPDGVHFNAHSQRLLGIRYYCAYRDLKHLPNSNVNENDILNEIYNRPYTKTERLKLLEHEFAVGNIEGKDYLMQLKAIGQE; encoded by the coding sequence ATGATACATTCTTTTTTAATGATAGGCCAGTCCAATATGGCCGGACGTGGCTACGCGAAAGAAGTTCCGCTTATTTTTGATGAACATATTAAAATGTTGAGAAACGGATTATGGCAGATTATGTCAGAACCAATTAATTTTGACCGTCCGAGCTCAGGTGTAGGGCTCGCTTCATCATTTGCAGCTTCCTGGAGAAAAGATCATCAACAAGATGAAATTGGATTAATTCCATGTGCTGATGGGGGAACCAGCCTTGATGACTGGGCTGTAGGGAGTACTTTGTTTGAGAATGCCCTATCACAGGCCAGACTTGCCCAGCGAACAAGTGAGATTAAAGGAATCTTATGGCATCAGGGTGAAAGTGACTGCTCTCCTGAAAAGGCAGAACAATATCAGGAAAAATTCTCTAAGATTATTAATGCTTTACGCCAGGAACTCAATATTCCCGAAGCCCCGCTTATCATTGGCGGATTAGGAGATTATTTACCCAACGGATTATTTGGTCAGTATTTCATGCACTATTCTTTCGTCAACCGGGAACTTGAGGACTTTGCGCAATCTAATGAAAACTGTTATTTTGTTTCCGCAAAAGGGCTTACGGCTAATCCTGATGGTGTTCATTTCAATGCGCATTCACAAAGATTATTAGGAATCAGATATTATTGTGCTTACCGTGATCTAAAACACCTTCCAAACTCCAATGTTAATGAAAATGATATTTTGAACGAAATCTATAACCGTCCTTATACCAAGACAGAAAGACTCAAGCTGCTGGAACACGAATTTGCAGTCGGGAATATTGAAGGTAAAGATTATTTAATGCAACTAAAAGCTATAGGGCAAGAGTAA